The following coding sequences lie in one Polynucleobacter necessarius genomic window:
- a CDS encoding YqgE/AlgH family protein, which produces MSYSADHLANQFLIAMPGMVDANFSGSVIYLFEHNERGFVLHESNPHLAYSSSLIIPGGLTMTTSKDVLEAVAAGNGPRKFLMTLGYAGWGAGQLEEEITLNGWMNVPLSREQMMEIIFNTPPSQRYEKTMGHLGFDLSHLSGEAGHA; this is translated from the coding sequence ATTTCCTATTCGGCCGACCACCTCGCAAACCAATTTCTCATCGCCATGCCAGGCATGGTGGACGCAAATTTTTCTGGCTCGGTGATTTACCTCTTTGAGCACAATGAGCGTGGCTTTGTATTGCATGAATCTAATCCGCATCTTGCATATAGCTCCTCATTAATCATTCCGGGCGGCCTGACGATGACTACCTCTAAGGATGTGCTAGAGGCAGTGGCTGCTGGGAATGGCCCGAGAAAATTTTTGATGACTTTAGGTTATGCAGGTTGGGGTGCTGGTCAGCTGGAAGAGGAGATTACCCTGAACGGTTGGATGAATGTGCCCTTATCTCGAGAGCAAATGATGGAGATTATTTTTAATACTCCTCCAAGTCAGCGCTACGAAAAAACAATGGGTCATCTCGGGTTTGACTTATCACATCTTTCGGGTGAGGCGGGACATGCCTGA
- a CDS encoding cryptochrome/photolyase family protein — MQKALVWLRRDLRLHDNAALHHALKESQQVWLAFIFDTDILEPLLKGELDPKGLKHDRRVDFIWQGLKQIDEELRQLGGGLIVRFGKPIDCIPQIASELGAKTVFTNHDYEPSAIARDEAIQKSLENLDIRFESFKDQVIFEKKEILTNSNTVFSIFTPYKNNWLKTLQEKDLAAYECEPKAGQYAEIPKQLDLPFPSLESMGFCPTGIESYLPPGSKGGQVFLEDFLSRIDQYQVGRDFPAIKGVSYLSTHLRFGMLSIRGLVREAHRRMLAGSMGATIWLSELIWRDFYFMILANHPRLAQGASFKPDYDNIVWESGAIAKKLFTAWREGKTGYPLVDAAMHQLNQSGYMHNRLRMVVASFLTKDLGIDWRWGEAYFAEHLNDFELSSNNGGWQWASSSGCDAQPYFRIFNPITQSEKFDLKGKFIRRYLPQLEKLSKKSIHAPWKAGHIELEAAGITLGRDYPLPVVDHDEARKKTLVRYSVVKKIA, encoded by the coding sequence ATGCAAAAAGCACTCGTTTGGCTCCGTCGAGATCTCCGCCTGCATGACAATGCAGCGCTTCATCACGCGCTCAAGGAAAGTCAGCAGGTATGGCTTGCTTTCATATTTGATACCGATATTCTCGAGCCATTACTCAAAGGGGAATTAGACCCAAAAGGCCTCAAGCATGATCGCCGTGTTGACTTCATATGGCAGGGCTTAAAGCAAATCGATGAAGAGTTGCGCCAACTCGGTGGCGGATTGATTGTGCGCTTTGGTAAACCCATCGACTGCATTCCACAGATTGCCAGTGAACTTGGTGCAAAAACTGTTTTTACTAATCATGACTATGAGCCATCTGCAATTGCTCGTGATGAAGCCATTCAAAAATCTTTAGAAAATTTAGATATCCGTTTTGAGAGTTTTAAAGATCAGGTCATTTTTGAGAAAAAAGAAATTTTGACAAACTCTAATACGGTTTTCTCAATCTTTACTCCCTACAAAAATAATTGGCTCAAGACCTTGCAAGAAAAAGATTTGGCGGCTTATGAGTGCGAACCCAAAGCCGGTCAATATGCTGAGATTCCTAAACAATTGGATCTGCCATTCCCATCCTTAGAATCCATGGGCTTTTGCCCGACGGGGATTGAGAGCTACCTTCCGCCAGGCTCTAAGGGTGGTCAAGTATTTTTGGAAGACTTTCTTTCTCGCATTGATCAGTACCAAGTTGGCAGAGACTTCCCCGCCATTAAGGGGGTGAGCTATCTATCAACGCACCTACGTTTTGGCATGCTCTCCATTCGTGGCTTAGTGAGAGAGGCGCATCGTCGCATGCTAGCTGGCAGCATGGGTGCTACGATTTGGTTAAGCGAACTGATTTGGCGTGATTTCTATTTCATGATTTTGGCTAATCACCCTCGCTTGGCGCAAGGCGCATCATTCAAACCCGATTACGACAATATTGTCTGGGAAAGCGGAGCTATAGCCAAAAAATTATTTACCGCTTGGCGCGAAGGCAAAACCGGCTACCCCTTAGTTGACGCAGCCATGCATCAACTCAATCAAAGTGGTTATATGCATAACCGCTTAAGAATGGTGGTTGCGAGCTTTTTGACGAAAGATTTAGGAATTGATTGGCGCTGGGGCGAGGCCTATTTTGCTGAGCATTTAAATGACTTTGAGCTTTCATCAAACAATGGTGGTTGGCAATGGGCATCGTCTTCTGGATGCGATGCGCAGCCTTATTTCCGCATATTTAACCCCATCACTCAATCTGAAAAGTTTGATCTAAAAGGTAAATTTATTCGTCGCTATTTACCGCAATTAGAAAAGCTTTCTAAGAAGTCTATCCATGCTCCTTGGAAGGCTGGTCATATTGAGCTCGAGGCAGCAGGCATTACGCTGGGGCGCGATTACCCGCTACCAGTAGTAGACCATGATGAAGCTCGCAAGAAAACTTTGGTGCGCTACAGCGTTGTCAAAAAAATTGCTTAG
- a CDS encoding glycosyltransferase family 10 domain-containing protein, whose translation MLFANYYQPDRVKNASFEEIDRHHTYNPTFTNRLLRAEFLKRGIELNNPDVNKGRDIAFSIFHDGQMLEPVSGRKYLIATENPYICPLNRDLHYLKTFNRVFSWNTDLAALPNVSHVFIPNQIQSKATPSFIDRPIFSSIINANKAFPPGLDNDLYKERINVIRWYEKNAPEYFSLYGLGWNKPAPAFTASEKIERRLKRVASQLFGYKPFPSYAGEVVDKETVYRKTKFAYCFENVANLPDYISEKIFDCFFAGCVPVYWGSNTVDQHIPKECFINRRDFKNTEEVHRYLLNINEQRYSQYQDHIRTFLLSPKAMEFDTTRYVSTIIDQVLNDLHQVQ comes from the coding sequence ATGTTATTTGCCAATTACTATCAACCCGATAGGGTAAAAAATGCCTCTTTTGAGGAAATTGATAGACATCATACCTATAACCCAACCTTTACCAATAGATTATTGAGGGCGGAATTTCTAAAGCGCGGGATTGAGCTCAATAATCCAGACGTCAATAAAGGCAGAGACATTGCTTTCAGTATTTTCCATGATGGGCAGATGCTAGAGCCAGTTTCTGGCCGTAAGTATCTTATCGCCACTGAAAACCCCTATATTTGCCCACTAAATAGAGATTTACACTACCTAAAAACGTTTAATAGGGTATTTAGCTGGAATACAGATCTTGCTGCGCTTCCGAATGTGAGCCACGTCTTCATACCGAATCAGATACAAAGCAAAGCAACTCCCTCATTTATAGACAGACCAATTTTCTCCAGCATTATTAATGCTAATAAAGCATTTCCTCCCGGCCTTGATAATGATCTTTATAAAGAACGGATTAATGTTATTCGCTGGTATGAAAAAAATGCACCAGAATATTTTTCGCTTTATGGCCTTGGCTGGAATAAACCAGCGCCCGCTTTTACTGCCTCCGAAAAAATAGAAAGACGACTCAAGCGAGTTGCGAGCCAACTCTTTGGCTATAAGCCCTTTCCAAGCTATGCTGGTGAAGTAGTTGATAAAGAAACGGTTTATCGAAAAACAAAATTTGCCTACTGTTTTGAGAACGTTGCCAATCTTCCGGATTACATTAGTGAGAAAATATTTGATTGCTTCTTTGCTGGATGTGTTCCAGTGTACTGGGGCTCCAATACAGTTGATCAACACATACCCAAAGAGTGTTTTATTAATAGAAGAGACTTCAAAAATACTGAAGAGGTTCATCGTTATTTATTAAACATCAATGAGCAGCGTTACTCTCAGTATCAAGATCATATTCGCACATTTTTACTAAGTCCGAAAGCAATGGAGTTTGATACTACTCGCTATGTGTCAACAATCATTGATCAAGTCTTGAATGACCTCCATCAAGTCCAATAG
- the pyrR gene encoding bifunctional pyr operon transcriptional regulator/uracil phosphoribosyltransferase PyrR, with translation MNAESLYEKLLAALRNRAQSGEFELAGLAMGGAWIAERLAKDLALSRYGVINVAFHRDDYAEKGMTALRTASTMTTHLPFDVNGANIVLIDDVLFTGRTVRAALNELFDFGRPAQVELMVLADRGNRELPVAANFVGEEVQIPENQILVLEKNVDGKFTFQLEEREQ, from the coding sequence ATGAACGCTGAATCGTTATATGAAAAGTTGCTGGCAGCATTGCGCAATAGAGCGCAATCAGGAGAATTTGAGCTTGCCGGCTTAGCTATGGGTGGCGCATGGATTGCAGAACGTCTGGCGAAAGATCTTGCCCTATCTCGCTATGGCGTAATTAATGTGGCTTTTCATCGGGATGATTATGCTGAAAAAGGAATGACAGCCTTGCGCACAGCTAGCACTATGACAACTCATCTCCCTTTTGATGTCAATGGTGCAAATATTGTTTTAATTGACGATGTGTTGTTTACTGGCAGAACAGTACGAGCGGCTCTCAATGAGTTATTTGATTTTGGTCGCCCTGCACAAGTCGAATTGATGGTACTAGCAGATCGTGGTAACCGTGAGCTACCGGTAGCAGCAAATTTTGTAGGTGAAGAGGTGCAAATTCCTGAGAACCAAATTTTAGTTTTAGAAAAAAACGTTGACGGGAAATTCACTTTTCAGCTGGAGGAGCGTGAACAATGA
- a CDS encoding aspartate carbamoyltransferase catalytic subunit: MISGANVVNQFNSAGELTHLLTLEGLPKEQILHILDTAQQFVSVTDPSREVKKVPLLRGKSVFNLFFENSTRTRTTFEIAAKRLSADVINLDISTSSTAKGESLLDTIDNLVAMRADIFVVRHSVSKAPIEIANHVPSHVHVVNAGDGSHQHPTQGLLDMYTMRHFKQQFKGLKVAIVGDIVHSRVAKSNIHALTTLGCEDIRAIGPESLLPSDLDMLGVKVYHSMEEGLKDVDVVMTLRIQKERMEAGQVPEGDAFFRQYGLTPSRLALAKSDAIVVHPGPMNRGVEIDSAVADGPQSVILNQVTFGIAVRMAVMSIVAGN; this comes from the coding sequence ATGATTTCTGGAGCTAATGTGGTGAACCAATTTAACTCTGCTGGAGAGCTCACCCACCTTCTAACATTAGAGGGTTTACCTAAAGAGCAAATCTTGCATATTTTGGATACCGCACAGCAGTTTGTGAGCGTGACAGATCCCTCCAGAGAGGTCAAGAAAGTTCCCTTGCTACGCGGTAAGAGTGTTTTTAATCTTTTCTTTGAAAACTCTACGCGTACCAGAACAACATTTGAGATAGCTGCCAAGCGATTGTCAGCTGATGTGATTAATTTAGATATCTCCACTTCGTCAACAGCCAAAGGCGAGAGTCTGCTCGATACGATTGATAATCTTGTGGCTATGCGAGCAGATATTTTTGTAGTGCGCCATAGTGTCTCAAAAGCGCCGATTGAAATTGCTAATCATGTGCCATCCCATGTGCATGTGGTCAATGCTGGCGATGGCAGTCATCAGCATCCGACGCAAGGTTTGCTCGATATGTACACCATGCGCCATTTTAAGCAGCAGTTCAAAGGCTTGAAGGTTGCGATTGTGGGTGACATTGTTCATAGTCGTGTTGCTAAATCCAATATTCATGCATTGACCACTTTAGGTTGTGAAGATATCCGCGCAATTGGTCCAGAAAGTCTCTTGCCAAGCGACTTGGATATGTTGGGCGTCAAGGTCTATCACAGCATGGAGGAGGGCTTGAAGGATGTCGACGTAGTGATGACTCTGCGTATTCAGAAAGAGCGCATGGAAGCCGGTCAAGTGCCGGAAGGTGATGCGTTTTTTAGACAATATGGCCTTACGCCATCACGCTTAGCCTTGGCAAAGTCTGATGCGATCGTGGTGCACCCTGGCCCAATGAATCGTGGTGTAGAAATTGACTCAGCTGTTGCTGATGGGCCGCAATCAGTGATTCTGAATCAGGTCACCTTTGGCATTGCAGTACGTATGGCAGTGATGTCAATTGTTGCTGGAAACTAA
- the ruvX gene encoding Holliday junction resolvase RuvX translates to MPDSNGAPFTKPVTVMAFDYGTRRVGVAIGNSVVRAGQALKTISAPSGDTLFLEIKNLLAEWQPDQLVVGRPVHPDGAEHEMTAKATRFGNQLHGRFALPVFWVDERYTSAILEADAKMRDNLDAQSAALILEQYFAENELHQ, encoded by the coding sequence ATGCCTGATTCCAACGGTGCGCCCTTTACTAAGCCAGTCACAGTCATGGCCTTTGACTATGGAACCCGTAGAGTTGGCGTTGCGATTGGTAATTCTGTAGTACGTGCTGGACAGGCTTTAAAAACTATCTCTGCACCCAGTGGCGATACATTGTTTTTGGAGATTAAGAACTTGCTGGCGGAATGGCAGCCAGATCAGTTGGTGGTGGGTCGCCCAGTGCATCCTGATGGTGCTGAGCATGAAATGACAGCTAAAGCCACACGATTTGGCAATCAGCTACACGGTCGCTTTGCTTTGCCGGTATTTTGGGTCGATGAGCGTTATACCTCGGCCATTTTGGAGGCGGACGCTAAGATGCGGGACAATCTAGATGCTCAATCTGCTGCTCTGATTTTGGAGCAGTATTTTGCAGAAAATGAATTGCATCAATAG
- a CDS encoding glycosyltransferase family protein, whose protein sequence is MSIESINIPKVAEKKRWLILSHAFNMDGRAASLTITDKIPYLLEAGVEPIVFSAITGLKDDRFPHYQFIAWGPSGFRFDFRHWVANQYGRGLIYKLLTTTVSILLAPFIAVEKLVLGYSSQWSWTLPAFVCGYLLIRSGKVDVIYSIGSAWSAHWAGVLLKRATGLPLISEVHDPMVIRKSPDDQGFEKPKNRDARFRHYLESQLCKYSDYVWWFTQGALHYAKVRNPNLNTPGNAKGFVVMPGANPPGNMGEKIRHQYGEYLNLCHFGSLANDRSLAIILNAANSLFVKYPEARKHLRVHAYGAPLDTLSVQVIEAYGYQDILLAHGRLEKDPLTGKSGREQVAQRMQEADVLILLHGNDEWCAEYIPSKFYDYLWSGRPIWGITHRNPQLDKMLLNRNSYLSADGDDPGIAMALEKIWVDWQQKQLIQPIWQPIGVDQAVSTILLHIAE, encoded by the coding sequence GTGAGTATTGAGAGCATCAACATTCCCAAAGTAGCAGAAAAAAAGCGCTGGTTAATTCTGTCACATGCCTTCAATATGGATGGACGCGCTGCTAGTCTGACTATTACCGACAAAATTCCCTATCTCTTAGAGGCAGGGGTAGAGCCTATCGTTTTCAGTGCGATTACTGGATTGAAGGATGATCGTTTTCCGCACTATCAATTTATTGCTTGGGGTCCATCAGGATTTCGATTTGATTTTCGACATTGGGTGGCCAATCAATATGGAAGAGGTCTAATATACAAGTTACTCACCACAACGGTATCTATCCTGCTGGCGCCATTCATTGCTGTTGAGAAATTGGTATTGGGTTATTCAAGTCAGTGGTCTTGGACATTGCCTGCCTTTGTTTGCGGATACCTTCTTATTCGAAGCGGTAAGGTTGACGTTATTTACTCTATTGGTAGCGCATGGTCAGCACATTGGGCTGGGGTATTGTTAAAGCGAGCAACTGGCTTGCCATTGATTTCTGAGGTGCACGATCCAATGGTGATTCGCAAGAGTCCAGATGATCAAGGATTTGAAAAACCTAAAAACCGTGATGCGCGCTTTCGACACTACTTAGAAAGCCAGCTGTGTAAATACTCTGATTACGTTTGGTGGTTCACTCAGGGAGCTTTGCACTACGCTAAGGTTCGAAATCCCAATCTTAATACCCCCGGTAATGCAAAAGGATTTGTGGTGATGCCTGGAGCTAATCCCCCGGGTAATATGGGTGAAAAGATACGCCATCAATATGGTGAGTATTTGAATCTTTGTCACTTTGGATCCTTGGCAAATGATCGCTCTCTAGCGATTATTTTGAATGCGGCAAATAGTCTTTTTGTAAAATACCCAGAGGCTCGAAAACATTTACGAGTTCATGCTTATGGAGCGCCTTTGGATACCCTATCAGTTCAGGTAATTGAGGCTTACGGTTATCAGGATATCTTATTAGCGCATGGCCGCCTAGAAAAAGATCCGCTCACTGGAAAATCTGGCCGTGAGCAGGTTGCACAGAGGATGCAGGAAGCGGATGTCTTGATTTTGCTTCACGGAAATGATGAGTGGTGTGCGGAATATATTCCCTCCAAGTTCTATGACTACCTATGGTCAGGAAGACCAATTTGGGGAATTACACATCGCAACCCACAGCTAGACAAGATGTTGCTCAATCGCAACTCTTATCTGAGTGCAGATGGTGACGATCCCGGCATTGCAATGGCCTTGGAAAAAATCTGGGTAGATTGGCAGCAAAAGCAACTGATCCAGCCTATCTGGCAACCTATTGGAGTAGATCAGGCTGTTAGCACTATCCTTTTACATATTGCTGAATAA
- a CDS encoding YdcF family protein yields the protein MDLLVVGWLPSSELPLRSLEDAVGKSSLANLSEDEIGGIIILGGAIEGGQIALDRGEISIYSSAERVTKAFELIRKFPNLPFIFSGYSGRLNPKGISEADAFKQLIAEQGLPDKNAHCENQSRNTYENVLYMKPMIENLGSKTEAQALKPWLIITSASSMYRSAKIFEKQGIAIIPVPVDYQTANQPQWRSFDLEDGAKNWNRLMHELVGLLAYWITGKI from the coding sequence ATGGATTTATTAGTCGTGGGGTGGTTGCCAAGCTCGGAATTACCCCTAAGAAGTCTTGAGGATGCAGTAGGCAAGTCTTCTTTGGCTAATCTTTCTGAGGATGAAATTGGGGGCATCATTATTTTGGGTGGTGCGATTGAAGGCGGCCAGATTGCTCTCGATCGCGGGGAGATCTCTATCTACTCTTCGGCAGAGAGAGTGACAAAAGCGTTTGAGCTCATTCGTAAGTTTCCAAATTTGCCGTTTATCTTCAGTGGCTACTCTGGGCGACTGAATCCCAAGGGGATATCAGAAGCAGATGCTTTTAAGCAACTAATTGCCGAACAAGGATTGCCGGATAAGAACGCGCACTGTGAAAATCAGTCGCGTAATACTTATGAGAATGTGCTGTACATGAAGCCAATGATTGAAAATTTGGGCTCCAAAACTGAGGCGCAAGCTCTAAAGCCTTGGCTCATCATTACCTCTGCCTCATCTATGTACCGTTCAGCCAAGATCTTTGAAAAACAGGGAATAGCCATAATTCCGGTGCCGGTCGATTATCAGACGGCAAATCAGCCACAATGGCGCTCTTTTGATCTTGAGGATGGTGCAAAAAACTGGAATCGCTTGATGCACGAGCTGGTTGGGCTTTTGGCTTATTGGATTACCGGAAAAATCTAG
- a CDS encoding DUF6492 family protein, with amino-acid sequence MKEIILYCKSYRKDFLRLKRLLQSITTHNSDEISVYVSTPSADHALLVELVGNQGYEWVSDESILLANRKAPEGIERNKSGSLTQQIIKSEFWRLGLCQNYVCLDSDCIFIKDFYRSDFLAEDGNPYTVIYQNKEYFQLAIDRGFAKAPSQLVAEGDRVKELFGRVGPNYYCPCPPFIWSAKVWESLENQFLNPKGITFWDLCTPEHPETLIYLEALLKFKAIPLYPIEQLFRIYYYDWHYYLLRRIGETPKKLQEHYLGLIYQSSWDLGLDYGASQKSIFSRALKKLKRLSRYLQSFI; translated from the coding sequence TTGAAAGAAATTATCCTGTATTGCAAATCCTACCGTAAAGATTTTTTACGGCTAAAGCGTTTATTGCAATCGATTACCACCCATAATAGTGATGAAATATCAGTATATGTTTCTACGCCCAGCGCCGACCATGCTCTATTGGTAGAGCTGGTAGGTAATCAGGGATATGAGTGGGTTTCTGACGAATCTATTTTGCTAGCTAATAGGAAGGCGCCAGAAGGAATTGAGCGGAATAAATCAGGTAGTTTGACTCAGCAAATTATTAAGTCAGAATTTTGGCGCTTAGGCTTATGTCAAAACTATGTTTGCTTAGATTCTGATTGTATTTTTATCAAAGATTTTTATCGATCTGATTTTTTAGCGGAAGATGGAAACCCATATACCGTCATCTATCAAAATAAAGAATACTTTCAGCTGGCTATTGACCGTGGATTTGCAAAAGCACCAAGTCAATTAGTTGCTGAAGGCGATCGGGTAAAAGAATTATTTGGACGTGTTGGGCCGAATTACTATTGCCCCTGCCCACCATTCATTTGGTCTGCAAAAGTATGGGAGTCCTTGGAGAATCAATTCCTCAATCCCAAAGGAATTACCTTTTGGGATCTTTGTACCCCTGAGCATCCAGAAACCCTTATATATTTAGAAGCTTTATTAAAATTCAAAGCTATTCCTCTGTATCCCATTGAGCAGCTCTTTCGTATTTATTACTACGACTGGCACTACTATTTACTCAGACGTATTGGTGAAACACCAAAAAAACTCCAGGAGCATTATTTGGGTTTAATTTATCAATCAAGCTGGGATCTTGGTTTGGATTACGGCGCTAGTCAAAAATCAATTTTTTCTAGGGCTTTGAAGAAATTGAAGAGACTTAGTCGATATTTGCAAAGTTTTATCTAA
- the hemL gene encoding glutamate-1-semialdehyde 2,1-aminomutase → MSQNDVLFERAQKTIPGGVNSPVRAFRQVGGTPRFVTKAKGPYFWDADNTRYIDLIMSWGPMIVGHANSEVVEAVQKAAETSFSYGAPTEGEIELAERICALMSSVEQVRMVSSGTEATMSALRLARGYTGRDLIIKFEGCYHGHADSLLVKAGSGLLTFADSTQNAPSSGGVPQDLVKHTLVLPYNDVEAIEAVFKQQGDQIAAVIIEPIAGNMNLIQPSKTFLSAVRNLTSQYGSVLIYDEVMTGFRVALGGAQSLQGIIPDLTCLGKVMGGGMPMAAFGGKKEIMSKLAPLGNVYQAGTLSGNPVAVAAGLKTLEIVSRDGFYEHLTGQTEKLMIGLKQAADKTGIPFAVDSVGGMFGFYFADAVPNSYEAVTKTNIEAFKKFFHLMLDEGVYLAPSAYEAGFTSIAHDNDVIAAIIAAANKSFAKL, encoded by the coding sequence GTGAGTCAAAACGACGTTTTATTCGAGCGGGCACAAAAGACCATTCCTGGAGGAGTCAATTCACCTGTGCGTGCTTTCCGTCAAGTAGGCGGTACACCCCGTTTTGTCACTAAAGCTAAAGGCCCTTATTTTTGGGATGCCGACAATACACGTTATATCGACTTAATCATGTCTTGGGGTCCCATGATTGTTGGACATGCCAATTCTGAGGTGGTAGAGGCTGTACAAAAAGCAGCAGAAACAAGTTTTAGCTATGGCGCTCCAACTGAAGGTGAAATCGAGTTAGCCGAACGCATTTGCGCTTTGATGTCGAGTGTTGAGCAAGTACGCATGGTATCGAGCGGTACTGAAGCGACTATGAGCGCTCTGCGTTTGGCGCGCGGCTACACTGGTCGTGATCTGATAATTAAATTTGAGGGATGCTATCACGGCCATGCAGACAGTTTGCTTGTCAAAGCAGGTTCTGGCTTGTTAACGTTTGCAGACTCTACACAAAATGCTCCTTCATCCGGCGGCGTTCCACAGGATTTAGTGAAGCATACACTTGTTTTGCCTTACAACGATGTTGAAGCAATTGAGGCGGTATTTAAGCAGCAGGGCGATCAAATTGCTGCTGTGATTATTGAACCGATTGCAGGCAATATGAATTTGATTCAACCATCAAAGACTTTTTTGAGTGCTGTTCGGAATTTGACGAGCCAGTATGGCAGCGTCTTAATTTACGATGAGGTGATGACTGGTTTTAGGGTCGCTCTTGGTGGTGCGCAATCTTTGCAAGGAATCATTCCAGATCTCACTTGCTTGGGTAAAGTGATGGGTGGCGGTATGCCGATGGCTGCATTTGGGGGTAAAAAAGAAATCATGTCGAAGTTAGCTCCCTTGGGCAATGTTTATCAGGCCGGGACTTTGTCGGGGAATCCTGTTGCGGTAGCTGCTGGTTTAAAAACGCTGGAGATTGTCTCTCGTGATGGCTTTTATGAGCACCTGACCGGTCAAACTGAGAAGTTGATGATTGGCTTAAAGCAAGCTGCTGATAAAACTGGTATTCCGTTTGCAGTCGATAGTGTTGGTGGCATGTTTGGATTTTATTTTGCCGATGCGGTGCCTAATTCTTATGAGGCGGTTACTAAAACTAATATCGAGGCGTTTAAAAAATTCTTTCACTTAATGTTAGATGAGGGTGTTTACTTAGCGCCGTCTGCGTACGAGGCGGGATTTACTTCAATTGCCCACGATAATGATGTGATTGCAGCAATTATTGCTGCTGCAAACAAATCATTTGCTAAGTTGTAA
- a CDS encoding glycosyltransferase family 2 protein encodes MTATPLISVLMPAYNSELYIGQAIDSILGQTYQNIELLIFDDGSKDATREIIAAYSDPRIVKIFADQNHGVVKARNEMIDRASGQYIALMDADDIADSTRFEKQLHVLQSGQFDLIGCAQWVLDESSGKIKQSKDKFTDSDLRALLTVYCGLCNSAMMGKAEIFKQFKYDTSILTSEDYYLWVQMAAAGYRFMNLKERLITYRRYPAQTSSVHLDKLKVTTLEVQKKYLEQLGIAVDWYPRRLPWAQRLKIGSNLLRELNRRFPGVSIKANSEIYARFQYRKNGLWTPLNRLERLVMALWASHLVA; translated from the coding sequence ATGACCGCGACTCCTTTAATTAGCGTGCTGATGCCGGCATACAACTCCGAGCTGTATATTGGACAGGCAATTGACAGCATTCTTGGGCAAACGTATCAAAATATTGAGTTGCTTATTTTTGATGATGGCTCAAAGGATGCGACGCGGGAGATTATTGCTGCTTATAGCGATCCTCGAATTGTGAAAATCTTTGCAGATCAAAACCACGGCGTTGTAAAAGCTCGCAATGAAATGATTGATAGGGCTAGCGGCCAATACATTGCTCTAATGGATGCTGATGACATAGCGGATTCGACCCGCTTCGAAAAGCAATTGCATGTCTTGCAAAGCGGTCAATTTGATTTGATTGGTTGTGCCCAGTGGGTGTTAGATGAATCGTCTGGCAAGATAAAACAATCTAAGGATAAATTTACGGACTCCGATTTAAGGGCTCTCCTAACCGTTTATTGTGGGCTTTGTAATTCAGCGATGATGGGCAAAGCAGAAATATTTAAGCAATTTAAATACGATACTTCTATATTGACTTCTGAAGATTACTATCTCTGGGTGCAGATGGCTGCAGCTGGATATCGTTTTATGAACCTCAAGGAGCGCTTAATTACTTATAGAAGATATCCTGCTCAGACAAGCTCAGTGCATCTAGATAAACTCAAGGTCACAACCCTTGAAGTGCAAAAAAAATACCTAGAGCAGCTTGGAATTGCAGTGGATTGGTATCCGAGACGATTGCCTTGGGCGCAACGCTTGAAAATTGGCTCAAATTTACTGCGGGAATTAAATCGTCGATTTCCGGGTGTTTCGATTAAGGCCAATTCTGAAATATATGCTCGTTTTCAATACCGAAAAAATGGTTTATGGACGCCGCTCAATCGTCTTGAACGCCTAGTAATGGCGCTATGGGCGAGCCACTTGGTCGCTTGA